The region AAAACTGAAGCCGATAATAATGAGTACCTTAGCCATAATGATTGGAATGTTACCTATGGCTTTAGGTATTGGAGCAGCTGGAAGAGAACTAAGGAGACCTATGGGAATTGTAATCATCGGTGGTCTGCTGGTCTCTACTTTTATGACCTTGTTCATTATTCCCGCTTTTTATTATCTTGTTATTCAAAAAGAAAATAACAAAAAAAATGGGAAAAATAACCAGGTGCCACAAATAGAAAATCAATAAAATAACTTCACTCGGGAAGCTGAAAATATTATTATAAACTCTCACCCAAAGTTGCAAGCCTGTCTCACTTGGACAAGTGGGTTAAGGCTTTATGAAGTGGGGAGATAGCTTGGACTAGGTTTGGACTTGGACATCGGCTGTTTTGGACGTATTTGGACGTCTTTGTATCAGTGATTATTGCAAATAGGCCTGATTTTGGACTGGAGTTGGACATCCGCCAGCTCCAGCCCAAAATGCCGATTTAAAAAAGCCGCAACTGAAGTGACAAAACTCCAATCAGAAATGCTTCGAGACCCTGATCTTGGTCTATAATCTGGACTTTGTAGTCTATATTAAATGGCTGTAAAATAATACGTATATTGGCAGGATCGAGTTCCACTTTCTTGAGGGTGACCCCCATCGTCGGCTCTGACCGGGCAGACCTTTTCATTGGCAATTTCCCAATCCATCTCCTGTTTGATGACCACGATGTCCTCATGCAGGATATTGGGTTCCATGCTGTGTCCATTTATTCTAAATGCCATATACTTATCAGTCTGGCCAGGGAGCAAGGAACGGGGGAGCTCAATGTTCTCGCCTAAATCCCGGCAGTCGACGATGTGCTCTCTGGGGCCGGCGGAAATATCGCCAATAATCGTGAGGTTCACGGTGCGAGTGTAATCTATTGTAGGTGCTTGGATTAGCCCGGTCTTGCTATCGACGACCTTGAGTTTCTCCTCCAGTCTTTCTTTCATCCAACCGTCAAAATACTGCACGATCCGGGTAGTTCCCTTACCCGTCAGAAGCCAATTTACATTCACTTCGGACTCGGATAACTTGAGCAGAAGTTCAGGATCTGGGTAGCGTTCTCCGGCTTTATACCTCGATAATGAGGCGGCCGAGATACCATATTTTTTGGCGAACTGATAGTTCTTTAACTTCATACTCTTCATCAGTATAGCCAATCGTTGTCCAACCTCTTGGGCTGCCATAATACCTCTATTGTTCAATTTGCCATTAACATATTTCCATACGGATTTATAGTGAACTAAGAACATCAATAAATAGCCGTATAGTTGTGACAATGATTATTTTCGGAGGCTGTCTATCCCAATGGCATTCGTGCCGGAAAGTTTGGCAGCCTCTAAAAAAGTGCCGGAAAAATCCGCCAGACGGCGGAAAGGACTTCCCAAGATATTGGATGCAAGGTAGTTAGCACCCTATTAAGATTAACCAGAGAGGTAAAAATGAACGCTAAACAGAGCCGAAAATCAAGCTACCCAGCCTGCCAAGCGCAGAATGTCCAAGTCCAAAAATATCCACTCGGACTTGAACAAAACAGCTTCAAGCTCTCACTGCGTATAGCATCCGGGCACAATACCCATTCTTTAGGCGAAATTGTGTCCAAGTGCTTCGCAAAATGTCCAAGTCCGTGTCCAAGTCCGGCACTCTCAATTTGTCCAAGTCCAAACGCAGATAATCGGATCACATGGGAAGGATATGAAATGGAGAGAGATTTTACGATGATCTGGCTGCCGCTTGCAAGGGTGGCAGAACTGACAGGCAAATCAGTAAAGACGATCCGCAGGCTGGTGAAAGAAGGAAGCCTGCCAGCGGTCAACAGACTGGTGCCCAGTGGGAAGAGCCATAGCACCAAGATCTTTGTCCTGGCGATAGGCGAACTTCTTGAACTGGAGATCGCCGACTGCAAGAACAAGAACCAGCAGGGAATCTGCCTGGATCGGGAGTTGATGGATATCGGCCCTGACAAGCGGAACTGCCGGTTCATCACAGCAAAATGCCTTTGTAGAAAGTTTCAATGGCAAGTTCAGAAAAGAATGCCTTGACCTGAATTGTTTTGGAAATTTACTTGAAGCGAGAGATGTGATTATGAATTGGCGGTTAGATTACAACACGAATCGCCCCCACAGTTCCCTAAACTACATAACTTCAACGAAATTCCGAGAAAACTATGAAAACAATGTCGTTAGCAATCGTGTCATCTTACAATTGGTGTAAAAAATGGGACAGGGTCAATTAGGGTAGCGGTTCAAACGACGTGGTGGAATACATCAAGTATCATGAGGATCAGGGCACCGTGCAGATCAACCTAGATAAGCATTTTGAGGGTATCACTCCTAAGCTTTGGAACTATCACATCGGAGGCTATCAGGTACTGCATAAATACATCAAAGAGCATAAGAACAAGATCCTAGCCGATCCCATCCATTACTGCCGTATGTTTACTGCTCTTGCTATAAATATCGATCTTCAGGCTCAAATAGATCAAATCATAGGAAGTGTTATCCAATAGAAAAGCCCGGGTTGCCCCGGGCTTTTTCAATTGGTCGTTAGTTATTATTTCATAAGCATTGCCTTGCGAATTGAGGTATTACCTCCTGATTCAAGCTTGAAAAAGTAGATACCGGAACCCACGTCGCGACTATTTGTGTCTTTGCCATTCCAAACCAGCCTATGAATTCCACTGGCCATTTCAGTATTAATTAATTCCTTTACTTTCTGTCCTTTGATATTGTAGACAGATACTCGGACTTGCCCGGTCTCCGGGATACTGAATGCTATCGTGGTTGAAGCGTTGAAGGGATTGGGATAATTACTTTGAATTTGAGGTATCGGCGCAACTACGAACATGTTTTCCGGATCATTCTGGTGTAGAACCCGGTTGTATTTATCCCAATTGTTGCTATGCATTACATTAAAAACCTGGATATCAGGATACTGATACTGAACATATTTGGTCGTAATAGGACGCTTATCTTCTTCCATTGCTGCCAGTTGAAGCACGATCTCTAGATCCAGGACAGCTCTTAGTGAATCGATTTCACTGATTGGGTTGTCGATGCGAAGTTGAATGAGATCGACTGCAGCTTGGAAGTCCTTATTGAGCACGAACACTTTAGCCAGGTAATCCTTGAGGATAGCACTGAGGGGTGGATAATCAATAGCATATTGAAGAGCCTTCGTATCGAAATAGTCAGTCAGTTCCCAAGCTGGATTCGGAATCATCATAGTGCAACGATACAAACCATCGATAGCGCTTGTTACGTATGATTGCTCTTCCTCTAATTGATCATCTATTATAGCTTTATAAGTAGTTCCGGCCAGTTCATACAATTCCTGGGACTCATAGCTGAGTGCCAAGAAAAGCCTTTCATTTTCCGGAGGTTCCGGAGGCGGAGCAGGCATGGAAGGTGAGGGATCA is a window of Candidatus Cloacimonadota bacterium DNA encoding:
- a CDS encoding efflux RND transporter permease subunit, producing the protein KLKPIIMSTLAIMIGMLPMALGIGAAGRELRRPMGIVIIGGLLVSTFMTLFIIPAFYYLVIQKENNKKNGKNNQVPQIENQ
- a CDS encoding XRE family transcriptional regulator, which codes for MAAQEVGQRLAILMKSMKLKNYQFAKKYGISAASLSRYKAGERYPDPELLLKLSESEVNVNWLLTGKGTTRIVQYFDGWMKERLEEKLKVVDSKTGLIQAPTIDYTRTVNLTIIGDISAGPREHIVDCRDLGENIELPRSLLPGQTDKYMAFRINGHSMEPNILHEDIVVIKQEMDWEIANEKVCPVRADDGGHPQESGTRSCQYTYYFTAI
- a CDS encoding helix-turn-helix domain-containing protein yields the protein MERDFTMIWLPLARVAELTGKSVKTIRRLVKEGSLPAVNRLVPSGKSHSTKIFVLAIGELLELEIADCKNKNQQGICLDRELMDIGPDKRNCRFITAKCLCRKFQWQVQKRMP